The Jannaschia sp. M317 DNA segment GGGCGGGGCAAGCGCTTGATTTGCGTCAAGGCGCCGGGGGCTTGCAGCTGTCAGATCGGGGACATCCCATGCAAACGGAGGTTGCCCCCATGTCCCATGTCCCGCACGAACTGGCCGAGGAATTTCCCCAGGATGCCGCGCGCATCTCGCTTTTGAAGGCGGAGGACGCGCATTTCTGCGGCTTGGCCGAGCAGTATCATCAGATCAATCGCGAAGTGCACCGCGCAGAGACCAACGTGGAGCCGACTTCGGATGTTCACATGCTGGAGCTGCGGCGCAAGCGGCTTGTTCTCAAGGACCAGATCGCCGGATATCTGGCTAAATCCGCGTCCTAGGCGGGACGGCGGAGTTCGAAGACCGGCTCAACCAGATCGCCGTCCCGGAGGGTGTCGATCTGGCGCAGGCCAAGGCGCGCGACCAGCGCCAGCGCGCCTGTGTTGCGCGCGTCGGTGATGACGAGGATGCGCGCCGCATCGGTCGCGTCAAAGATATAGCGGGCGGCGGTTTGCACCGCCTCCTGCCCGAGGCCCTGGCCCTGGGCGGCGCGTGCCAGGGTGATGCCCAGCTCCACCTCCGTGCCATCGGCAGACAGGCAGAGACCCAGATCCCCGATCAGCACGTTGTCTTCACCCCTGGCGATGCCGATCTGCCACCAGCCGCCTTGTGGAAAGGGTGCGGTTGTCTCCATCGCCGAAAGGAAGGCCTGCGCGCGGGCGTCGTCCATCCTGTCCCAGCCTTGATAGCGCGCGACCTGCGGGTCGGACCGATAGGCCTGAAACGTGGACAGGTCGTCGGGCCTCAGGCGGCGCAGGCGGATGCGGGCGGCGGTGCGGGGCAGGGCTGTCATCGGGGGGGGCTTTCGTTTGGGCTTGCGGTGGGTCGGGCGGCGTGGCGTGGTGGCAGGATGCAACAGACATTCGGCATTGGCCACAATTCAGGCAAGGACATGAACGGCTACACCGGGCGGCTGCACCAGTGGCGGCGCGCGCGGCAGGCGCTGTTCTCCAACCGGATCCCGGTGGAGGTGGTGCGCCTGCGGGTCCGGCGGGCGGCGGCGCTGGGCCTGGACTATCGCACCTATGCCGGTGTGCGGGCCACCACGGGGCGCGATATCGCGGCCTTGCTGTTTTCATCGAACGCGCTGGGGATGCTGCGCGCCGCCGAGTTGGAGGATGCGCGGGCGCGCAAACTGGCGGCGGTCGAGGCGGAGCGCGGCGCGCTGATGCACCGGCCCCTGCCTGCGGTGGCTGTGGACCCGTTGGATTTTGCCGCCGAAGCGCCCCTGTTCACCGAAAGCTGGACGGAGGTGCGCGCCCGTCTGGTCGCCGTTCTGGCCGCGCGAAAATTACCCGCCGATGCGGTTCTGATGATCGGTGACACGACGTTCGAGCGCAGCTGGTCTGTTACAGCCCGCGCCGGGGGCTATCTGTCCGCTGAAACCTATTTCGGGAGCGAGACATGAACGAACTGGCACTGGTCACCGGCGCCTCCAGCGGTATCGGGCGGGGGTTTGCGGAGCTGTTGGCCCGCAAGGGCAAGGATCTGATCGTCGCGGCCCGGCGTCTGCCCGAGCTGGAGGCGCTGAAGGCCGAGTTGGAGGCCGCACACGGCGTCACGGTGACGCCCGTGGCCTGCGACCTGGGCACCGACGACGGGGTCGCGACCCTGCTGGCGGCGGTAGAGGGCAAGCCGCTGGATATCCTGATCAACAACGCGGGATTCGGCGGACAGGGGGCGTTCCTGGACCGGTCCCTGCCGGGGGATCTGGCGATGGTGGATCTGAACATCCGCAGCGTCATGGCGCTGTGCCACGGTATTGCGCCGGGCATGGTGGCGCGGGGGCGCGGGCGGATCCTGAACGTCGGATCGACCGCCGGGATGGTGCCGGGGCCGATGCAGGCGACCTATTATGCCAGCAAGGCCTTTGTGAACAGCTTCTCTCAGGCCCTGGCAGAGGAGCTGCGGCAGACCGGCGTGACGGTCACGCTGCTGGCCCCCGGCGCGGTGGAAACACCGTTCATGGAGCGGGCAGACCTGCGCGGCACGCAGCTTGCTGCGCGCGGAAAATCCGTCGGGCAGGTGGTGCAGGTGGGGTATGACGCCATGCGGCAGGGCAAGCTGGTCGTGGTGAACGAGACGCTGTTGGCCATCGTTTTGCGGTTCATCGTGCCCTTTGCGCCGCGTGGGCTGGTCCTGCGGACAGTGGCGAGGTTGCAGGCGAAATAGACGCTCAGCGCGCCGCCGCCAGCCAGTCCAGCACACGGTCCACGTTGGGCGACATCGGCAGGCGCGCCATCTGGTCGCGGGTCAGCCAGGCGGCGGCCTCGGCGTCGTCGGCGGCCACCGGATCGCCGGCCTGCCAATCACACAGGACGGCGGCCAGCAGATAGTGATATAGCACGCGGGCGCCGTCGCGCTCGATCAGGTCGATATTGCCGAGATAATCGCGCGCGGTGGCGGTCACGCCGGTTTCTTCGGCCAATTCGCGCACAGCGGCGGCCAGTGCCGTCTCGCCCAGTTCGACATGGCCGCCCGGAAACCCCCAGAGCCCGCGATTCGGCGCCTTGCCGCGCTGCACCATCAAGACGGTGTCGCCGCGCGCCACCACGGCCAGGGCCCCAAGTTTCGGATGTGACGTCATTGATGGTTCCTCCGTCCCCGGCTCTGGCACATTGGGCCGTCGGGGGCTACATCCACGGGCAAACCGGACCAGACGTCCGGCACGACTGGAGGATTCCATGGCCGAAGCCATCCCATTCGAACAGCCCGGTCCGGTAGAGCGGGAGAACGCCGAGGTGATTTCCCCCATCGAGGACATCATCGAGGATGCGCGCAACGGGCGCATGTTCATCCTGGTCGATCACGAGGACCGGGAAAACGAGGGCGACCTGGTGATCCCCGCGCAGATGGCCACGCCGGATGCGATCAACTTCATGGCGACCCACGGGCGCGGGCTGATCTGTCTGACCCTGCCGGGCGAGCGGATCGACGCGCTGGGCCTGCCGTTGATGGCGTCGAACAATTCGTCGCGGCACGAGACGGCCTTTACCGTGTCGATCGAGGCGCGCGAGGGCGTGTCGACCGGCATTTCGGCCCATGACCGGGCGCGCACCGTGTCGGTCGCCATCGACGCCAGCAAGGGCGCGGCCGATATCGCCACACCCGGGCATGTCTTTCCGCTGCGCGCGCGCGACGGCGGTGTCCTGGTCCGGGCGGGCCACACCGAAGCCGCGACCGATATTTCGCGGCTCGCGGGGCTGAACCCCGCGGGCGTCATTTGCGAGATCATGAAGGAAGACGGGTCGATGGCGCGTCTGCCCGACCTGATCGCCTTTGCCCAATTGCACGGGCTGAAGATCGGAACGATCAGCGACCTGATTTCCTATCGCCGGCGCCACGACAACCTGGTCAACCAGACCGCGTCCGAACCGGTCACGGCAAAGATCGGCGGC contains these protein-coding regions:
- a CDS encoding NUDIX hydrolase, with the protein product MTSHPKLGALAVVARGDTVLMVQRGKAPNRGLWGFPGGHVELGETALAAAVRELAEETGVTATARDYLGNIDLIERDGARVLYHYLLAAVLCDWQAGDPVAADDAEAAAWLTRDQMARLPMSPNVDRVLDWLAAAR
- the ribB gene encoding 3,4-dihydroxy-2-butanone-4-phosphate synthase — its product is MAEAIPFEQPGPVERENAEVISPIEDIIEDARNGRMFILVDHEDRENEGDLVIPAQMATPDAINFMATHGRGLICLTLPGERIDALGLPLMASNNSSRHETAFTVSIEAREGVSTGISAHDRARTVSVAIDASKGAADIATPGHVFPLRARDGGVLVRAGHTEAATDISRLAGLNPAGVICEIMKEDGSMARLPDLIAFAQLHGLKIGTISDLISYRRRHDNLVNQTASEPVTAKIGGEWLMRVFTDETQGAEHIVLTKGDLTDGPVLVRMHAMNPLEDALGVGDSDLKGAMRVIADEGRGVVVLLRDTEMKLDTGGVSPRKLRQYGLGAQILAALGIHEMELVTNSGAPRVVGLEAYGLSITGTRPIPKEA
- a CDS encoding GNAT family N-acetyltransferase, whose product is MTALPRTAARIRLRRLRPDDLSTFQAYRSDPQVARYQGWDRMDDARAQAFLSAMETTAPFPQGGWWQIGIARGEDNVLIGDLGLCLSADGTEVELGITLARAAQGQGLGQEAVQTAARYIFDATDAARILVITDARNTGALALVARLGLRQIDTLRDGDLVEPVFELRRPA
- a CDS encoding SDR family oxidoreductase, with the translated sequence MNELALVTGASSGIGRGFAELLARKGKDLIVAARRLPELEALKAELEAAHGVTVTPVACDLGTDDGVATLLAAVEGKPLDILINNAGFGGQGAFLDRSLPGDLAMVDLNIRSVMALCHGIAPGMVARGRGRILNVGSTAGMVPGPMQATYYASKAFVNSFSQALAEELRQTGVTVTLLAPGAVETPFMERADLRGTQLAARGKSVGQVVQVGYDAMRQGKLVVVNETLLAIVLRFIVPFAPRGLVLRTVARLQAK
- a CDS encoding YdcH family protein, with the protein product MSHVPHELAEEFPQDAARISLLKAEDAHFCGLAEQYHQINREVHRAETNVEPTSDVHMLELRRKRLVLKDQIAGYLAKSAS